The following proteins are encoded in a genomic region of Amphiura filiformis chromosome 11, Afil_fr2py, whole genome shotgun sequence:
- the LOC140165079 gene encoding E3 ubiquitin-protein ligase TRIM33-like: protein MEKEKENLSSKSCDQCEELDKPAVVYCQDCMHYLCESCHNIHTAWKAMKHHTVLTVADILSEEASCVDEHTYCSEHDNEETKFYCETCDKLVCEDCIDSKQCCRDHDTVTLQQVADKKLTGLKDQMKKCNQKKQEIQDAIDKVENIEKEISSSSDKIRCELNTKKATCMKVVENVFNKVVTDVDKLNKEHIKKLTDIKYCLNGKKTEIDSIKERGEHLVATGSNSEIVLNCTSDLSASFQKVIDLEVNEVDDNLYQFTHNIPMPAFKCVDGYQWKQIGQVYVSELETPEGIAVTSDGKMVIPSDVETGYMLLTIESKARVYSLSGNLLHTFKPSSHCVVSITSGDVYVFPTSKTCKLYSNKYKFLNEFETSINVPNVFRDCNQHVQSL, encoded by the exons ATGGAAAAG GAGAAAGAAAATCTCTCATCAAAATCATGTGACCAATGTGAGGAATTAGACAAACCAGCTGTTGTGTACTGCCAGGACTGCATGCATTACTTGTGTGAGTCTTGTCATAATATTCATACAGCATGGAAGGCTATGAAGCACCATACAGTGTTAACAGTAGCAGACATACTATCTGAAGAAGCAAGTTGTGTTGACGAACACACGTATTGTAGTGAGCACGATAACGAAGAAACAAAATTCTATTGCGAAACTTGCGACAAACTAGTCTGCGAAGACTGTATTGACTCAAAACAGTGCTGTCGTGATCATGATACGGTTACTCTGCAGCAGGTAGCAGATAAAAAGCTGACTGGATTAAAGGACCAAATGAAAAAATGTAATCAGAAGAAACAAGAAATTCAAGATGCTATAGATAAGGTCGAGAATATCGAAAAGGAGATATCTAGTTCTTCTGATAAGATCAGATGTGAACTTAACACAAAGAAAGCAACTTGCATGAAAGTGGTAGAAAATGTATTTAATAAAGTTGTAACTGATGTTGATAAGTTAAACAAAGAACACATAAAGAAGCTTACTGATATAAAATACTGTCTAAATGGAAAAAAGACCGAAATCGATAGCATCAAAGAGCGAGGTGAACATTTGGTAGCGACAGGATCCAATTCTGAAATTGTGTTAAACTGCACATCTGACCTGTCAGCCTCCtttcaaaaggtcattgaccttgaGGTCAATGAGGTAGATGACAACCTGTATCAATTCACACACAATATTCCAATGCCAGCGTTTAAATGTGTGGATGGTTACCAATGGAAGCAAATAGGACAGGTATATGTATCTGAATTGGAAACTCCAGAGGGAATTGCAGTAACTTCAGATGGAAAGATGGTGATACCATCAGATGTGGAAACTGGTTACATGCTACTGACAATAGAATCAAAAGCTCGAGTGTATTCTTTGTCTGGCAACTTACTACATACATTTAAGCCATCTTCTCATTGTGTAGTAAGCATTACTTCTGGTGATGTTTATGTGTTCCCCACTTCCAAAACATGTAAGCTTTACAGTAACAAGTACAAGTTCCTTAATGAATTTGAAACAAGTATAAATGTACCAAATGTCTTTAGGGATTGCAATCAACACGTGCAGTCACTGTAG
- the LOC140165080 gene encoding tripartite motif-containing protein 2-like, whose translation MASSLAQKIDQDFLHCGICLEPFKNPRALPCLHSFCEECLTRWAKTNKKDDSTVLTCPNCMRPTPIPAEGIEGFPAHFVVNSLQATLNMEEDKEDPSSKSCDQCEEPDNMAIVYCQDCKHYLCESCHDIHTAWKAMKHHTVLTVEEKLSEKASPSCVDEQTYCNEHDNEETQFYCETCDKLVCEDCIDSKQCCHDHDTVTLQQAADYKLTGLKDQMKKCNEKKEEIQDAIDKIENIEEEISCSADKIRSKLNMRKALYMQKVENVFQTVLSDVDRLNTAHIKKLTDIKYCLNGKKTEIDSIKELGEHLVETGSNSDIVSNCTPDLSCSFQKVIDLEVNEVEENLHQFAPNIPMPVVTCVVGHQWKQRGQVLLYNSPKGIAVTSDEKIVVSNNNNFGAYSRPKSDVIVYSLTGNVLHHFELPKFQCVSITPSDVYVFPSFCSCQLYNNKYQLLNKFETRNKDKEFGSTVEAVTVDKYGCIVLGKTYKYTQLKQAISIYSSDGRDQAHFTTSIVPMSLAVTSKEEIVIANGKDKLQLLNYAGKCLHTIEPPAEVTKWKPRYVCCSTKDDVFVVNQGDPKAIYKYAAGRVYKGCVTTEVNYPWGIALSHNDQYLFVGEGSGVQIFQAP comes from the exons ATGGCTAGCTCTTTAGCACAGAAAATAGACCAGGACTTTCTTCACTGCGGCATCTGTCTTGAGCCTTTTAAGAACCCGCGTGCATTACCATGTCTCCATTCGTTTTGCGAAGAATGTTTAACAAGATGGGCAAAGACAAATAAGAAGGACGATTCCACAGTATTGACTTGTCCAAACTGTATGAGACCAACTCCAATACCAGCAGAGGGAATTGAAGGATTTCCAGCTCACTTTGTGGTTAACAGTTTACAGGCAACACTCAACATGGAAGag GACAAAGAAGATCCTTCATCAAAGTCATGTGACCAATGCGAAGAACCTGACAACATGGCCATTGTGTACTGCCAGGACTGCAAGCATTACTTGTGTGAGTCTTGTCATGATATTCATACAGCATGGAAGGCTATGAAACACCATACAGTGTTAACAGTAGAAGAGAAATTATCTGAAAAAGCAAGTCCCTCTTGCGTTGACGAACAGACGTATTGTAATGAGCACGATAACGAAGAAACACAATTCTATTGCGAAACTTGCGACAAACTAGTCTGCGAAGACTGTATTGACTCAAAACAGTGCTGTCATGATCATGATACGGTTACTCTGCAGCAAGCAGCTGATTACAAGCTGACTGGATTAAAGGACCAGATGAAGAAATGtaatgagaagaaagaagaaattcAAGATGCTATAGATAAGATTGAGAATATTGAAGAGGAGATTTCATGTTCTGCCGATAAAATCAGAAGTAAACTGAACATGAGGAAAGCACTTTACATGCAAAAGGTAGAAAACGTATTTCAAACTGTTCTGAGCGACGTTGACAGGTTGAATACAGCGCATATCAAGAAGCTTACTGATATAAAATACTGTCTGAATGGGAAAAAGACGGAAATCGATAGCATCAAAGAGCTAGGTGAACATTTGGTAGAGACAGGTTCCAATTCTGACATTGTGTCCAACTGCACACCTGACCTGTCATGCTCCtttcaaaaggtcattgacctcgaGGTCAATGAGGTAGAAGAAAACCTGCACCAATTCGCACCCAATATTCCAATGCCAGTGGTTACATGTGTGGTTGGTCACCAATGGAAGCAGAGAGGACAGGTCCTTTTGTATAATTCTCCAAAGGGAATTGCAGTAACTTCAGATGAAAAAATTGTTGTATCTAATAATAACAACTTTGGGGCTTATAGTAGGCCTAAGTCAGATGTTATAGTGTATTCTTTGACAGGCAATGTACTACACCATTTTGAGCTACCAAAATTTCAGTGTGTTAGCATTACTCCTAGTGATGTATATGTGTTCCCTTCTTTCTGTTCATGCCAGCTTTACAATAACAAGTATCAATTACTTAATAAATTTGAAACAAGGAATAAGGATAAAGAATTTGGGAGTACAGTGGAGGCAGTGACTGTAGATAAATATGGGTGCATTGTATTAGGAAAGACTTATAAATATACTCAACTAAAACAGGCAATATCAATCTATTCTAGTGATGGGAGAGACCAAGCCCATTTTACAACATCCATTGTACCAATGAGTCTTGCTGTAACATCTAAAGAAGAGATTGTTATTGCAAATGGCAAAGACAAACTTCAATTATTAAACTATGCAGGCAAATGTCTCCACACTATTGAGCCTCCTGCTGAAGTCACTAAATGGAAGCCTAGGTATGTGTGCTGTAGTACAAAGGATGATGTGTTTGTGGTGAATCAGGGTGATCCAAAGGCTATATATAAGTATGCAGCAGGAAGAGTGTACAAGGGATGTGTGACCACAGAGGTTAATTACCCTTGGGGTATTGCTCTCTCTCATAATGATCAATACCTTTTTGTAGGAGAAGGCAGTGGAGTACAGATATTCCAAGCACCATAA